From one Dyella sp. 2HG41-7 genomic stretch:
- a CDS encoding hotdog family protein, with amino-acid sequence MKSWPIADVVPHAGDMILLDGIEDVKDERIVCTRMVRAGDMFVDADGCLPSWAGVELMAQAIAAWAGCRARAEQRPVQMGFLLGTRHYVCNVDAFAEGAHLRVEAERSFHDEQGMAVFNCRIEAPDGYAEARLNVYSPADIDTYFNQIAGETSHD; translated from the coding sequence ATGAAGTCTTGGCCGATTGCCGACGTCGTGCCGCACGCGGGCGACATGATTTTGCTCGACGGCATTGAAGACGTGAAAGACGAACGTATCGTCTGCACGCGCATGGTGCGCGCCGGCGACATGTTTGTGGATGCCGACGGTTGCCTGCCCTCGTGGGCGGGTGTGGAATTGATGGCGCAGGCTATCGCGGCTTGGGCCGGCTGTCGGGCGCGCGCTGAGCAACGACCCGTGCAAATGGGCTTTCTGCTGGGAACACGCCACTATGTTTGCAACGTCGATGCGTTTGCGGAAGGAGCGCACTTGCGCGTCGAGGCGGAGCGCTCGTTTCACGACGAACAGGGCATGGCCGTTTTCAACTGCCGCATCGAAGCGCCCGATGGTTACGCCGAAGCTCGGCTGAACGTTTATAGCCCTGCCGATATCGATACGTATTTCAATCAGATTGCCGGGGAGACATCGCATGACTGA
- a CDS encoding glycosyl transferase → MNEHVVQERHWSAHKERGSLFLMRLTALSVRVFGRRLLAPVLYLIVLYFFASARSARRNIRQYQTYLAAWSGDASLRPTLGRVFGQFMAFADNLLDRLDVWRGRLRFEQVQLVDPSGVRARLLRSHHGGRGEMLVVTHLGNPDVCRAMAELSEQVPLNVLVHNRHVAQFNRLLGEAGDRSMRLIQVTELDTAMMMDLSQRLDRGEWLAIAGDRVPLHDGRRLSVDFLGHAAAFPQGPWLMAGLLRCPVNLLCCLKVQGRYRIYLDPFLDQAQWSRGQRDATIQNWVQRYADHLATQCLIAPQQWFNFYAYWQPASPASNKETADAH, encoded by the coding sequence ATGAACGAACACGTGGTGCAGGAACGTCACTGGTCCGCGCACAAGGAACGCGGTAGCCTTTTTTTGATGCGACTGACCGCACTTAGCGTGCGTGTGTTCGGGCGTCGCCTGCTCGCGCCCGTGCTTTATTTGATCGTGCTGTACTTTTTCGCATCTGCTCGCAGCGCGCGACGCAATATTCGGCAATACCAAACATATCTGGCCGCATGGAGCGGCGACGCATCGTTGCGCCCGACCTTGGGCCGCGTGTTCGGTCAGTTCATGGCGTTTGCCGACAATCTGTTAGACCGGCTCGATGTGTGGCGCGGTCGATTGCGTTTCGAGCAGGTGCAACTGGTCGATCCTTCGGGCGTACGCGCACGATTGCTGCGTAGCCATCATGGTGGTCGTGGTGAAATGCTGGTGGTCACCCATCTGGGCAACCCGGATGTGTGCCGCGCGATGGCCGAATTGAGCGAGCAAGTGCCGCTGAATGTGCTGGTGCATAACCGTCACGTCGCGCAGTTCAATCGACTGTTGGGCGAAGCCGGCGACCGCAGCATGCGGCTGATTCAAGTCACCGAACTGGACACGGCGATGATGATGGATTTGTCGCAGCGTCTGGACCGCGGCGAATGGCTGGCGATTGCCGGCGACCGCGTGCCGCTGCATGACGGGCGACGCCTCAGCGTGGATTTTCTGGGCCACGCCGCAGCCTTTCCGCAAGGGCCGTGGCTGATGGCAGGCTTGCTGCGCTGTCCTGTCAATCTGCTGTGTTGCTTGAAGGTGCAAGGCCGCTATCGCATCTATCTCGACCCGTTTCTCGATCAGGCGCAGTGGTCGCGCGGCCAGCGCGATGCGACCATTCAGAACTGGGTGCAACGCTACGCGGATCATCTGGCGACGCAGTGCTTGATCGCGCCCCAGCAGTGGTTCAACTTCTACGCTTATTGGCAACCGGCCTCGCCAGCCTCGAACAAGGAGACCGCCGATGCGCACTAG
- a CDS encoding beta-ketoacyl-ACP synthase: MNTYLPSLGIACNLGVGKAAVAEALFAGDDRCIRPAQGWIPGHVPPLGAVDVALPAIPEPLIDRRDNRNNRLLLMAALEIEADIRAAIARYGSARIGVVLGTSTTGIEEATQGIDAFRRNGTWPADYRYAHQELAAPAEFLAEWLSLAGPCYSISTACTSGARALLSAQRLLRLGLCDAVLCGGVDTLCRLAINGFHALEAVDMQRCDPFSKHRRGINIGEAAALFLMTRESADVQLFGGGASSDAYHMSSPDPQGTGALKAMRDALDHAGLDASRIDYINLHGTATEHNDSMESLAVASMFSNDVPCSSTKSLTGHTLAAAGALEAAFCWLSLSDKRAERRLPPHRWDGVADPSLPALNFTHVGSHLPADGRRYLMSNSFAFGGNNAALVLGDAA, encoded by the coding sequence ATGAACACGTATCTTCCTTCTCTGGGCATCGCTTGCAATCTCGGCGTCGGCAAAGCCGCTGTCGCCGAGGCGTTGTTTGCAGGCGACGACCGTTGTATCCGCCCAGCGCAAGGATGGATTCCCGGACATGTTCCGCCGCTGGGCGCGGTGGATGTCGCGCTGCCCGCGATTCCCGAGCCGCTGATCGATCGACGCGACAATCGTAATAATCGTTTGCTACTCATGGCGGCGCTGGAAATCGAAGCCGATATTCGTGCAGCCATAGCGCGTTACGGTTCCGCTCGCATCGGCGTGGTGCTGGGCACCAGCACGACCGGCATCGAAGAAGCTACGCAAGGCATCGACGCGTTTCGCCGCAACGGTACGTGGCCGGCCGATTATCGCTATGCACACCAAGAGCTTGCGGCGCCGGCGGAGTTTCTCGCCGAGTGGTTGTCGCTCGCAGGTCCGTGCTACAGCATTTCCACGGCATGTACGTCGGGCGCTCGTGCGTTGTTGAGCGCGCAACGCTTGCTGCGCCTTGGCTTGTGCGATGCCGTGCTGTGCGGTGGCGTCGACACGCTGTGCCGCTTGGCGATCAATGGTTTTCATGCGCTGGAAGCGGTGGATATGCAGCGTTGCGATCCGTTCTCCAAACATCGTCGCGGCATCAATATCGGTGAAGCCGCCGCGCTGTTCCTGATGACGCGCGAGTCGGCGGATGTGCAGTTGTTTGGCGGCGGCGCAAGTTCCGATGCATACCATATGTCTTCGCCAGACCCGCAAGGTACCGGCGCGTTGAAGGCCATGCGCGATGCGCTTGATCACGCAGGCTTGGATGCATCGCGTATCGACTACATCAATCTTCACGGCACGGCCACCGAGCACAACGACAGTATGGAAAGCCTCGCTGTGGCGAGCATGTTCAGCAACGACGTGCCCTGCTCTTCTACGAAATCGCTCACCGGCCACACGCTGGCCGCGGCGGGTGCGTTGGAAGCGGCATTCTGTTGGTTGAGCCTTTCCGACAAACGCGCGGAACGTCGCTTGCCGCCGCATCGGTGGGATGGCGTGGCCGATCCGTCGCTCCCCGCATTGAACTTCACGCATGTGGGCAGCCACCTTCCCGCAGATGGCCGGCGTTATTTGATGAGCAATTCCTTCGCCTTCGGCGGCAACAATGCGGCGCTCGTGCTCGGGGATGCGGCATGA
- a CDS encoding excinuclease — MKAKAQILIALMLAIPCLASAKDKIEHYPFANAVAEATQSGKLDGTVKFYLAGNQPNGQVTVVKENVSVNRKTNAFGKKDQPTCDWALQSALISLQAEAKEAGANAVVGIVSDYDQEYRDGEKYECHIGFLMSGVIMKGNLAKVQP; from the coding sequence ATGAAAGCAAAGGCTCAGATTCTTATTGCGTTGATGCTCGCGATTCCATGCCTGGCATCGGCCAAAGACAAAATCGAACACTATCCGTTTGCAAACGCGGTGGCCGAAGCCACGCAGTCGGGCAAGCTGGATGGCACGGTGAAATTTTATCTGGCTGGCAATCAGCCCAATGGACAGGTCACCGTCGTCAAAGAGAATGTGAGCGTTAACCGCAAGACCAACGCGTTCGGCAAGAAAGATCAGCCGACGTGCGATTGGGCGCTGCAGTCGGCGTTGATCAGCCTGCAGGCAGAAGCAAAGGAAGCTGGCGCCAACGCGGTGGTGGGCATCGTCAGCGATTACGATCAGGAATATCGCGACGGCGAGAAATACGAATGTCATATCGGCTTTCTCATGTCCGGGGTCATCATGAAAGGCAATTTGGCGAAAGTGCAGCCGTAA
- a CDS encoding class I SAM-dependent methyltransferase — MNYASPTYVEETRIGFHFLRTYTWQHHVLRVAINDLKRLIGEPLPQGGALLDVGCGQGKSFRLLRDAFAPTHLLGLDADPHSVSLAQAEADLEGIPVELHTADCAKIPLSDASVDIVFCHQTFHHLVEQERALAEFWRVLKPGGWLLFAESTKAYIDTWVIRWFFRHPMEVQKSADEYLGMLRQQGFAFDAKQVSFPYLWWSRSKDFGLMERWGLRAPPPPGQREETLVNAAVCKPA; from the coding sequence ATGAATTACGCAAGCCCTACTTACGTCGAAGAAACCCGTATCGGCTTCCATTTCTTGCGCACCTACACGTGGCAGCATCATGTGTTGCGCGTGGCGATCAACGATTTGAAGCGCCTGATCGGCGAGCCGTTGCCGCAAGGCGGGGCTCTGCTCGACGTCGGATGCGGACAAGGCAAATCGTTTCGCCTGCTGCGCGATGCATTTGCGCCGACGCATCTGCTTGGCTTGGACGCCGATCCGCATAGCGTGTCGCTTGCGCAGGCCGAAGCCGATCTCGAAGGCATTCCAGTCGAATTGCATACCGCCGATTGCGCGAAGATTCCGCTGTCGGATGCCAGCGTCGATATCGTGTTCTGCCATCAGACGTTTCATCATTTGGTGGAACAGGAACGCGCGCTCGCCGAGTTCTGGCGCGTATTGAAGCCCGGCGGCTGGTTGTTGTTTGCCGAATCCACCAAGGCTTATATCGACACCTGGGTGATTCGCTGGTTTTTTCGCCATCCCATGGAAGTGCAGAAAAGCGCGGACGAATATCTGGGGATGCTGCGTCAACAGGGTTTTGCGTTTGACGCCAAACAGGTTTCCTTCCCTTATCTTTGGTGGAGTCGATCCAAGGATTTCGGCCTGATGGAGCGCTGGGGCTTGCGCGCGCCGCCGCCGCCCGGGCAACGCGAGGAAACGCTGGTCAACGCCGCGGTATGCAAGCCGGCATGA
- a CDS encoding autotransporter serine protease: protein MALLISLALGLSACGGGGGSSNVRSSSATPTPTPSPSSNVPQPPINAQLALTNTYAAHNQGYTGAGVTIGVVDSGIMPNNPAVAGRVQQEIIDVDPSTNNVNIPDVVGHGTWVSQIAAGQSFGSFAGGIAPGATLVSARIIDDNAPDDNGSSPPVQVTTSDAQFFQSVTGQMINSGVKVMNNSWGGITWDTTNAQLNQAFDQAYSSFVEQHNGLVVFAAGNDSQSNPSTIAMLPTVVQGSDANLQKGWLVAVALNSNSPTQLDSYSNKCGSAMNYCLAAPGDVIVLDKDTLASTTNPSYYIVEGTSFAAPEVSGAAALVWQAYPYFSNGLVRQTLLGTATPLGGSQPNPTFGYGVLNVGAAVNGPQQFNWGNVEVGFNGTSSWNNPISGAGGLILDGPGTLTLSQPSTYTGGTTVTGGTLNAVSLNSSVNIGSAGTLAITGNSAGVTTPLISGNVVSNGTLVVGSSNLTMTGNYTQTGGRLAVPLGSALQVTGSATLASGPQLYVYGADSGYIINSRTMVLTASQGLTGRFSNTSPLAAPSVVLNATLVYDPNDAYLNVTNANLTTITGIQYSMATLAGAARTQSAFNTISSAIQSGSAAQALPSSFVSGAASIQQTQTTAALKQSLDSLSGQMYAASAAMTFEAIDADTRALSDRFDSLLDNPQAFSRASKFQSWSQNLGYQGSYSRSGYDNLGFQLNGQMVGGDQMFGNGGIVGYAISHSQGLGNLQQTADQGFSRALEGMIYGGFVHGDWYTMGRFGVGNDWQNTRRELLLGGQTAGVSSFSNGRYQVAYSESGYRFNVGKWKFTPYANLQYANVERDGFNELGGDGFGLMSGSQSIQRWQAGLGFRGTRQWLMANGTSLSLQARLLWQDAFAMRGVLPNASFTALQQFSPIEGIGLSRYGGVAGLALNWTFSPRSNLSMGVDEYDAQHARATMGTVNYSLRF, encoded by the coding sequence ATGGCGCTTTTGATCAGTCTTGCTCTGGGATTGAGCGCATGCGGAGGAGGGGGCGGCAGCAGCAATGTCAGGTCGTCGTCGGCGACGCCTACGCCAACGCCGTCGCCGAGTTCGAATGTTCCCCAGCCGCCCATCAATGCACAGCTTGCGCTGACAAACACCTACGCCGCGCACAACCAGGGATACACCGGCGCCGGCGTCACTATCGGTGTGGTCGACAGCGGCATCATGCCAAACAATCCCGCGGTGGCGGGTCGAGTTCAACAAGAAATCATCGACGTCGACCCGTCGACCAACAACGTCAACATTCCCGATGTGGTCGGCCATGGCACCTGGGTGTCGCAGATTGCGGCCGGTCAGTCGTTCGGCAGTTTCGCTGGCGGTATTGCGCCTGGCGCAACGCTTGTTTCGGCACGCATCATCGACGACAACGCGCCCGACGATAACGGCTCTTCGCCGCCTGTGCAGGTCACCACGTCCGATGCGCAGTTTTTTCAGAGCGTCACCGGCCAGATGATCAATTCCGGCGTAAAGGTCATGAACAATTCCTGGGGCGGCATTACCTGGGACACGACCAACGCGCAGTTGAATCAAGCGTTCGATCAGGCGTATTCGTCCTTCGTCGAACAACACAACGGACTGGTTGTGTTTGCCGCGGGCAACGATTCGCAAAGCAATCCAAGCACGATCGCCATGTTGCCGACGGTGGTTCAAGGGTCCGACGCGAATCTGCAAAAGGGCTGGCTAGTGGCCGTGGCGCTCAATAGCAACAGTCCAACGCAATTGGACAGCTATTCGAACAAGTGCGGCAGCGCGATGAATTATTGTCTTGCGGCGCCGGGCGATGTGATCGTGCTCGACAAGGACACATTGGCGTCCACCACCAACCCCTCGTATTACATCGTCGAAGGAACATCGTTCGCCGCGCCTGAAGTGTCGGGTGCGGCGGCGCTGGTATGGCAGGCGTATCCGTATTTCAGCAACGGCCTTGTGCGGCAGACATTGCTGGGCACCGCGACGCCGCTCGGCGGTTCGCAGCCTAATCCCACATTCGGCTACGGCGTGTTGAATGTCGGCGCAGCGGTAAACGGTCCCCAGCAATTCAACTGGGGCAATGTCGAAGTCGGTTTCAACGGCACGTCGAGTTGGAACAATCCCATTTCGGGCGCGGGCGGTTTGATCTTGGATGGGCCGGGCACGCTGACTCTTAGTCAGCCTTCCACTTATACGGGCGGTACCACCGTTACCGGGGGCACCTTGAATGCCGTGTCGCTCAATTCGAGCGTCAACATCGGATCGGCCGGCACGCTGGCCATCACGGGAAATTCTGCGGGGGTCACGACGCCGTTGATATCCGGCAACGTGGTAAGCAACGGCACGTTGGTCGTCGGCAGTTCCAACCTGACCATGACGGGCAACTACACGCAAACGGGCGGACGACTGGCGGTACCGCTGGGATCGGCGTTGCAGGTGACCGGCAGCGCGACACTTGCAAGCGGTCCGCAGTTGTACGTTTACGGTGCCGATTCGGGATACATCATCAATTCGAGGACCATGGTTCTTACAGCCTCGCAGGGACTCACCGGTCGATTCTCGAACACGAGCCCATTGGCTGCGCCATCGGTCGTCTTGAACGCGACGCTCGTTTATGACCCGAATGATGCGTACCTCAACGTCACCAACGCGAACCTGACGACCATTACCGGCATTCAATATTCGATGGCGACACTCGCCGGCGCGGCGCGCACGCAAAGCGCGTTCAACACGATCAGCAGCGCTATCCAGAGCGGCTCGGCGGCGCAGGCATTGCCGAGCAGTTTCGTAAGCGGTGCGGCAAGCATTCAGCAGACGCAAACCACAGCAGCTTTGAAGCAATCGCTCGACAGCCTGTCCGGCCAAATGTATGCCGCCAGCGCCGCGATGACGTTCGAAGCCATCGACGCTGATACGCGTGCGCTGTCCGATCGCTTCGACAGTCTGCTCGACAATCCGCAAGCCTTCAGCCGCGCCAGCAAATTCCAAAGCTGGTCGCAGAATCTGGGTTATCAGGGCAGCTATTCGCGCAGCGGTTACGACAACCTGGGATTCCAGCTCAACGGGCAGATGGTAGGCGGCGACCAGATGTTCGGTAACGGCGGCATCGTCGGTTACGCGATCAGTCACAGCCAGGGTTTGGGCAACTTGCAGCAGACCGCCGACCAAGGTTTCAGCCGTGCGCTGGAAGGCATGATCTACGGCGGTTTCGTGCACGGTGATTGGTACACGATGGGTCGCTTCGGCGTTGGTAACGATTGGCAGAATACGCGTCGTGAACTGCTGCTCGGCGGCCAGACCGCCGGTGTCTCCAGTTTCAGTAACGGCCGTTACCAAGTCGCGTACAGCGAAAGCGGTTATCGCTTCAATGTCGGCAAATGGAAATTCACGCCGTACGCGAATCTGCAATACGCCAATGTCGAGCGCGACGGATTCAACGAACTCGGTGGCGACGGCTTTGGTTTGATGTCCGGCTCGCAATCGATTCAACGGTGGCAGGCGGGGCTTGGCTTCCGCGGTACGCGTCAATGGTTGATGGCCAACGGCACCAGTCTGAGCTTGCAAGCACGATTGCTATGGCAGGATGCATTCGCCATGCGCGGCGTATTGCCGAATGCCAGCTTCACTGCTTTGCAGCAGTTCTCGCCGATCGAAGGTATCGGCTTGTCGCGTTACGGCGGTGTCGCCGGCCTTGCGTTGAATTGGACGTTCTCGCCGCGCTCGAATCTATCGATGGGCGTGGACGAATACGATGCGCAACATGCGCGCGCCACGATGGGAACGGTTAACTACAGCTTGCGGTTCTGA
- the fabG gene encoding 3-oxoacyl-ACP reductase FabG: protein MTDTVLVTGSSRGIGRAIALRLAQAGYDIVVHCRSRRDEAEQVRADIQALGRSARILQFDVAERAACVAALEADVEKHGAYYGVVCNAGLTRDGAFPALSDEDWDLVLRTNLDGFYNVLHPIIMPMIRRRQAGRIVCITSVSGLIGNRGQVNYSASKAGVIGAAKALAVELAKRKITVNCVAPGLIDTDMTSDDVPLEEILKMIPMQRAGNADEVAAAVQFLMSPEASYITRQVLAVNGGLC, encoded by the coding sequence ATGACTGACACCGTTCTCGTCACCGGCTCCAGCCGCGGCATCGGCCGCGCCATTGCGCTGCGACTGGCGCAAGCGGGCTACGACATCGTTGTTCATTGCCGCAGCCGCCGCGACGAAGCCGAACAGGTTCGCGCAGACATTCAAGCGCTCGGCAGATCGGCGCGCATTCTTCAATTCGATGTCGCCGAACGCGCCGCATGCGTTGCCGCGCTCGAAGCGGATGTCGAAAAGCACGGTGCTTATTACGGCGTGGTATGCAACGCGGGACTGACGCGCGACGGCGCATTCCCCGCGCTTAGCGACGAGGATTGGGATCTGGTATTGCGCACCAACCTCGACGGTTTCTACAACGTGCTGCATCCGATCATCATGCCCATGATTCGTCGCCGTCAGGCGGGGCGTATCGTTTGCATCACCTCGGTATCGGGTTTGATCGGCAATCGCGGTCAAGTGAATTACAGCGCCTCCAAAGCGGGCGTTATCGGCGCAGCCAAAGCGCTGGCGGTGGAACTAGCCAAACGCAAGATCACGGTGAACTGCGTCGCGCCCGGCCTGATCGATACCGACATGACCAGCGACGACGTGCCGCTGGAGGAAATCTTGAAAATGATTCCGATGCAGCGTGCCGGCAACGCGGACGAAGTCGCTGCGGCGGTGCAATTTCTGATGAGCCCTGAAGCCAGTTACATCACTCGCCAAGTGCTCGCTGTCAATGGCGGTTTGTGTTGA
- a CDS encoding lysophospholipid acyltransferase family protein, whose product MATGASFVWFGLGGLVLRMIILPLLGLLPGDALTRRRRVRMAISKAFYLHVQFMYRSAVLEYDFQGAERLGRPGQIVIANHPSLIDVVFLIAHIRDANCIVKESMWRNPFTRGPVRRAQYISNNGSPEMLEQAADALREGQTLIVFPEGTRTGPNQPPVFHRGAAAIALRGAQVITPVFISVKPTTLTKAEPWYRIPERRVRVTLRVGADIAPDTFNASAPLPIASRRLNEHLHNLFLKELSL is encoded by the coding sequence ATGGCCACCGGAGCGAGCTTCGTATGGTTCGGTCTGGGCGGCTTGGTACTGCGCATGATCATTCTTCCGTTGCTCGGGTTGTTGCCTGGCGATGCATTGACGCGCCGGCGCCGCGTTCGCATGGCGATCAGCAAAGCGTTTTATCTGCATGTGCAATTTATGTATCGCAGCGCCGTGCTGGAGTACGACTTTCAAGGTGCTGAACGCCTGGGTCGCCCAGGACAGATCGTGATCGCCAACCATCCGTCGTTGATCGACGTGGTGTTTCTGATCGCGCATATTCGCGACGCCAATTGCATCGTCAAAGAAAGCATGTGGCGCAATCCGTTTACGCGCGGCCCCGTGCGCCGCGCGCAATACATCAGCAACAACGGCAGCCCGGAAATGCTCGAACAGGCCGCCGATGCGCTGCGCGAAGGGCAAACCTTGATTGTGTTTCCAGAAGGCACACGCACCGGGCCGAATCAGCCTCCGGTTTTTCACCGCGGTGCGGCGGCTATCGCGCTGCGCGGTGCGCAGGTGATCACGCCGGTTTTTATCTCGGTAAAACCCACCACGCTGACGAAAGCCGAACCCTGGTATCGCATACCGGAACGGCGCGTGCGCGTGACGCTGCGCGTGGGGGCGGATATCGCGCCCGACACATTCAATGCTTCCGCGCCGCTGCCGATTGCTTCGCGTCGGCTCAACGAACATCTGCACAACCTCTTTCTTAAGGAGCTTTCGCTATGA
- a CDS encoding phosphopantetheine-binding protein, giving the protein MNALQQDIAQLIIDTLNLEDVTVEDIPPDLPLFGEGLGLDSVDALELALALQKRYDIRIASDSKDARQHFTTVASLAAFVQAQRDACAN; this is encoded by the coding sequence ATGAATGCCCTGCAGCAGGACATCGCGCAATTGATCATCGACACGCTCAATCTGGAGGATGTGACGGTAGAGGATATTCCGCCCGATCTGCCCTTGTTCGGCGAAGGACTCGGCCTCGATTCGGTGGATGCGCTGGAATTGGCGCTGGCGTTGCAGAAACGCTACGACATCCGCATCGCTTCCGATTCGAAGGATGCGCGACAGCATTTCACCACCGTCGCCAGCCTTGCTGCCTTTGTGCAGGCACAGCGGGACGCATGCGCAAACTAA
- a CDS encoding acyl-CoA thioesterase, whose translation MRTSGVLQTEVDVLVPFFDVDSINVVWHGHYVKYLEIARCALLDDVGHNYVQMKESGYAWPVIDMQLRYVQAARFGQRLRVRADLIEWQNRLLIHYLVRDAETGQRITRASTVQVAVHLASGDMQLLSPQVFIDAVEQRLHRASQPSTPSVAP comes from the coding sequence ATGCGCACTAGCGGCGTTCTGCAAACGGAAGTCGACGTGCTTGTACCGTTCTTCGACGTCGACTCGATCAACGTCGTATGGCATGGCCATTACGTCAAGTACTTGGAAATCGCGCGCTGCGCCCTGCTCGACGATGTCGGCCACAACTATGTGCAGATGAAAGAATCCGGTTACGCGTGGCCGGTGATCGACATGCAACTGCGCTACGTGCAGGCCGCGCGTTTCGGTCAACGGCTGCGCGTACGCGCCGATTTGATCGAATGGCAGAATCGATTGTTGATTCACTACCTGGTGCGCGACGCCGAGACCGGCCAACGCATCACGCGCGCCAGCACCGTGCAGGTGGCTGTTCACCTCGCCAGCGGCGATATGCAACTGCTATCGCCACAAGTGTTTATCGATGCGGTCGAGCAGCGATTGCACCGCGCCTCTCAACCTTCCACGCCATCCGTCGCGCCATGA
- a CDS encoding isovaleryl-CoA dehydrogenase: protein MRPFPLGEEIDLLRESVSAFAEKEISPRADHIDRDNLFPNDLWRKMGNMGLLGITVPEEYGGSGMGFLAHMVAMEEISRASGSVGLSYGAHSNLCVQNIFHNGNEAQRRKYIPKLCSGEYVGALAMSEPGAGSDVVGSMTCHAEQQGDVWIANGSKMWITNGPDADVLLVYMRTAPRNVGSRCMTAFIVEKGMKGFSTAQKLDKLGMRGSNTCELVFENCEIPSENIVGEVNEGVRVLMSGLDTERLVLSGGPIGLMQAAMDIALPYVRDRKQFNAPIGTFGIMQAKIADMYTKLQSSRGFAYMVAKEFDAGVKSRIDPAACLLNASENAVQVALEAIQTLGGNGYINEYPTGRLLRDAKLYEIGAGTNEIRRMLIGRELFHGRQ from the coding sequence ATGCGTCCGTTTCCGCTCGGTGAAGAGATCGATCTGCTACGCGAAAGCGTTTCCGCCTTCGCGGAAAAGGAGATTTCGCCGCGCGCCGACCATATCGATCGCGACAACCTGTTCCCGAACGATTTGTGGCGCAAGATGGGCAATATGGGACTGCTCGGCATTACCGTGCCGGAGGAATACGGCGGCAGCGGCATGGGTTTCCTCGCGCATATGGTGGCGATGGAGGAGATCTCGCGCGCTTCCGGTTCGGTCGGACTTTCGTATGGCGCGCATTCCAACTTGTGCGTGCAGAACATTTTCCATAACGGCAACGAAGCGCAGCGCCGCAAATACATTCCCAAGCTTTGCTCCGGCGAATACGTCGGCGCGCTCGCGATGAGCGAGCCGGGCGCGGGATCGGATGTCGTCGGCTCGATGACGTGCCATGCCGAACAGCAAGGCGACGTATGGATCGCCAACGGTTCGAAGATGTGGATCACCAACGGTCCCGATGCGGATGTATTGCTGGTGTATATGCGCACCGCGCCACGCAATGTCGGTAGCCGCTGCATGACGGCGTTTATCGTTGAAAAAGGCATGAAGGGTTTCAGCACGGCGCAGAAGCTGGACAAGCTCGGCATGCGCGGCTCCAACACCTGCGAGCTGGTGTTCGAGAATTGCGAGATTCCGTCCGAAAACATCGTGGGCGAAGTGAACGAAGGCGTGCGCGTACTGATGAGCGGCCTGGATACGGAACGCCTTGTTCTATCCGGTGGCCCGATCGGTTTGATGCAAGCGGCGATGGATATCGCGTTGCCGTATGTGCGCGATCGCAAGCAGTTCAATGCTCCCATCGGCACGTTTGGCATCATGCAGGCGAAGATTGCCGATATGTATACCAAGCTGCAGAGTTCGCGCGGGTTTGCGTATATGGTGGCCAAGGAATTCGATGCGGGCGTCAAATCGCGTATCGATCCGGCGGCGTGCTTGCTCAATGCATCGGAGAATGCGGTGCAGGTGGCGCTGGAAGCGATTCAGACGCTGGGCGGCAACGGTTATATCAACGAATATCCCACCGGGCGATTGCTGCGCGATGCGAAGCTTTATGAAATCGGCGCGGGAACGAATGAAATTCGGCGGATGTTGATTGGGCGGGAGTTGTTTCATGGCAGGCAGTAA
- a CDS encoding acyl-CoA synthetase gives MSTARDPVLLSERQHDGVWTLGLRVPKDLVYFGGHFPKAPVLPGVVQIAWALAFASQRFGTPLRCTSMEALKFQRLLRPDDRVDLTLRHDVDRHKVHFAYRYGDIAYSSGRLAWSAKA, from the coding sequence ATGAGTACGGCTCGCGATCCCGTTCTTCTGAGCGAACGTCAACACGACGGCGTCTGGACGTTGGGATTGCGCGTGCCTAAGGATCTGGTCTATTTCGGCGGACATTTTCCGAAGGCGCCGGTGCTGCCGGGTGTCGTCCAGATTGCCTGGGCGCTCGCTTTCGCATCCCAGCGCTTCGGCACGCCTCTGCGCTGCACATCGATGGAAGCGCTGAAATTTCAACGATTGCTGCGCCCGGACGATCGTGTGGATCTGACGCTTCGTCATGACGTCGATCGTCACAAAGTACATTTCGCGTACCGCTACGGCGATATCGCCTATTCGTCGGGCCGGTTGGCATGGAGCGCCAAAGCATGA